In Embleya scabrispora, the DNA window TTCACGAACCCGGATTGCGTGGGGTGCCGGAGCCTTGGCGTGAGGGAAAACCGCAGGTCAGCGTAGGGGGGCGGCTGTTTCGGGTGCCTCGGGATCCGGTTTCGGCCTCGACTGGGCACTTCCGGTCTCCTCGACGGCCTCTGGAGGGCGCAGCGTCCGAAGCCGACCTCGATCGGGCAGTTTCGGTCTTCTCGCTGGTGTTGAGGAGGCCCGAGCGCACGAAACCGGCACTCGACGCCCGACTTTCCACCCCGAGGCCACAAAACCGCAGGTCACCGAAGCCCGAAGCCCACAACCACCCATCGCGATCCGGTTTCGAACCCCAACTCCCCTCCAAACGCCCCCGAAACGCCCCGACCCACTCGGGAAGCCTCCCCGGAGGACTCGACCCGACCACCCACCCTGCCCTCCGCTGCCAGCCGGTTTTCGCCGAGCAATACGCCCATCTCGTCGAGAGCCCTTCGTCTCGGAACCCCGAACGCTGGCGGCGGCCCATCTCCGACTCGGACCAACCCCGCACCGGCCACCCGCAGCCACAAGCGCAACGCCCGCCGGGAGCGCCCGGCCCGCTCGGGAAGGTTCCCCGGAGGGCTCGACCCGACCACCCGCCCTGCCCCCGCTGCCGGCATCGGGGACCCTTCGTCTCGAACCTCGAACCTCGAACCTCGAACGCCGGCGGCGGTCCGCCTCTCGAACCGGGCCGCTACTGTGTCGGCCTTCCGTTGCCCTGGGTGCGAGGCGGACTTGGGCCGGCCGCCTGCCCCCTGCGGTGGGAGTGTCATGAGGTTGATTTGGTGATTGTGACTCTTGTGGCGCCGCCTGTTCTGGTGAGGCCTTCCGTTTGGATTTGTACGCCGGTGTGGGGGACCTTTACGCCTGTGGTGGGAGAGGCCTGGGACCAGTACGTGGTGGCTGTGTCCGTGAAGGTTGGGGTGCCTGGGCGGGAAGGGAACGTGCCCAGTCGGCCCAGGGTGATTGCGGAGGTTTGTTCGGATTCCGCGGTCAGGGCCGCGTCGGCGGTTTGGAAGCGCGTGGGCAGGGGCTTGCCGCTCGGGTCGCGGAGGGGGTCCGGGTGGATGTCGATCGGGAGGATCAGGCCTTCGCCCGGGTGGCGGGAGACGTCGTTGTCGGTGAACGCGGTGTCCCACAGCCAGATCAGTACGCCCTCGCCGTAGGGGAAGTGGGTGGCCACGCGTTTGCCGGCGGTGAGTTGGTACGGGCCGTCGACCAAGGCGGTGTCGGCGCCGACGTATTGGCGGTTTTCGACGATGTACCAGCGTTTTGCGCCGTTGGGGCGCGGGGGGAGTGGGATCAGCAGGGCCTGCGGGTCGCCTGTGGACTGGTTGGGGGCCAACTGCACCACGGTTTTCCGGGTCGGGTCGATGACGCGAACGTCCAGCCAGCCGAGTTGGAGCTTGTCCCACGCGGACAGCGCGCCCGGCAGGGAGCCCGCGCCGTCCTCGTCGCCGAGGTAGGCGCCGAGGGCCATCAGGGACCAGAAGCCGGGTGGGCCGTCGGTGGAGTCGCCCTGGTCGTACAGGTCCGGCAGGCCCAGATTGTGGCCGAACTCGTGTGCGATCACGCCCAGTCCGCCGTTCTCGGGCTGCATCGTGTAATCGCCGACCCACATCCCCGAGTCCCCGATCGGCACCCCGCCCGCCCGGTTGCCGGCCGGGCCGGTGCGGCCCACCTGGTCGGCCTCGGCGTACCAGCGGTGCGACCAGATCGCGCCGCGGCCCTGTTCGCCGCCGCCCTGGGCCTTGTCCACGCCGGCGTGCACGATC includes these proteins:
- a CDS encoding immune inhibitor A domain-containing protein, translating into MNPRRVTPALVTVLCALLVLAAVPTRAAPRLDEPAAGADSGAFAERDHDLSHPFSERRRQRRDAAVRAMTEKPGLTSRTVPAGAAGSAETRPPAESRVFVILVEFGDRLDGPNGQRYGSRPGPRHNTIPAPDRTQDTTTMWRPSYERDHYRDLFFGPGTVAPSLASYYLRQSAGRYSIDGEVADWVRVPYNEARYGNDACGRNVCRDVWALVRDALRAWYDGRVAEGLSAARIRERLASFDRWDRDDFDGDGNFDEPDGYLDNVEIVHAGVDKAQGGGEQGRGAIWSHRWYAEADQVGRTGPAGNRAGGVPIGDSGMWVGDYTMQPENGGLGVIAHEFGHNLGLPDLYDQGDSTDGPPGFWSLMALGAYLGDEDGAGSLPGALSAWDKLQLGWLDVRVIDPTRKTVVQLAPNQSTGDPQALLIPLPPRPNGAKRWYIVENRQYVGADTALVDGPYQLTAGKRVATHFPYGEGVLIWLWDTAFTDNDVSRHPGEGLILPIDIHPDPLRDPSGKPLPTRFQTADAALTAESEQTSAITLGRLGTFPSRPGTPTFTDTATTYWSQASPTTGVKVPHTGVQIQTEGLTRTGGATRVTITKSTS